One window from the genome of Helicoverpa zea isolate HzStark_Cry1AcR chromosome 6, ilHelZeax1.1, whole genome shotgun sequence encodes:
- the LOC124631313 gene encoding uncharacterized protein LOC124631313, with the protein MVNGWVVVNKFYLSTVQSFYCLLVINEVILRKLYLNSVYTMETGNSKRTPSRCREWERARRNKFNEAVSKLGEIVKAIHKSNCPGEESEDIQYPKIEIIQKAIIYLNNHTQEKTHLKAEILALQVKLDKEKEKENILKNVKDATTQVSLGLNKKCKDSKYVKLIKLKKGKKQKEKVEAKKPTQNNTPKKLPVLLPRSNLINQKGSENTIVVLPAAPYIFPQRPLLFPSVPPAIVLVDQNLQPISKTAVPIVNRNNGDITRTTMVNILPISAYSRPLSATKSKKNNVKLKNDASKKSTKKVKAVGNNVKESNKDKEMKDKPPVVVVSNESKTIEDTSIENNKIDKEDTSKDKNTESNKVSNTTTPPKIDNGQKVPNATAEKPNSNTSEKVPNKIVDHKVEKPVEKPTCTESVVKTLPTTVVTTSTTITSIHVIQPTEETNKPNKIINSKPTIVETKDSKLPNILPLDTSLCDNVVDGGNARLELAEEFLATSPTAAFLMSFPLVSGNRADSPAEEHGHNTTHGHNTAQVIPKDTHKRTDLVPPTIPYFEKPSNNDNKVKPTAIKPTETCNSTNKQIEQQKSVNIVTKESSIIPAVTKSTVTLPNAPSENPFLNLSVPSIITTSCTLADSTFGLDFDCNISKPVSSQSTGYVSSNNFFYKGDPFGKSAIYSTSSITSTHEFNGLGLYPCAMEKYTSKNKSDFSSVDDNLMKIGSSRLTYDIDLGWSHKGLDFVNCTTTANTFSKDSILTTTSAPYTTSYNPFNPDFHVPLVSNSNKKDNSNKPTSSFADTITSFYSQPANLWSEDVPFYTNNNMTKTLTTKNQHYTTFDPVHSNNVNVKANANKHYEPKVAEANVESGIKPVNNVVPQHIPEKYTKKSPSKMHINWMTSETRTVQNNCNPIHPQIKDTHKGPYNQTEHLSKKQDHNESNYFPISMHNFPTQAPQDEFQVWPSTRPLGTTEISIDPPPINLPTLVGDLALGPHDKNRKLDVTNRNAPHADVQNCGNFLSVTQLMNRSTDNMPSRYQVPNMETSKTGPTKQNINHFSNESNRKTMSHLENHMTQPCYVFNDPKLVNSYESMPQTHFPPTKTKSNSKTEKSAKSQKNNYSTEALLRGANGTQKIQDTNSAKFMMPPQKYTDFSTPQDSAVAQVSHFPPIIDYSDNSYATQQFSGTTLYNTTTNTMSNSFYTNFMPGSSNLMSSNYASAPFTGDFIDYNQTAECNYGNHKYEELKMRNNATVFQAEKAPPTYKTSRRESATKHKLECSKKESSKKYQSKKAKINNEVEEWNDPHLFWQNKALNKKHPNLMSEELPFPNYVGNQMPSQYQADFFNSHLMPANVQGMGHNVDRSLASFPVTSRANFNLSTIFPEITMKVQ; encoded by the exons ATGGTGAATGGATGGGTTGttgttaataaattttatttatcaactgTACAAAGTTTTTACTGCTTATTAGTTATCAATGAagtaattttaagaaaactataTCTTAACTCAGTGTATACTATGGAAACAGGAAACAGTAAGCGTACTCCAAG CCGCTGTAGAGAATGGGAACGAGCTAGGCGCAATAAGTTTAATGAAGCTGTTAGTAAATTGGGTGAAATTGTCAAAGCCATACACAAAAGTAATTGCCCTGGGGAAGAGAGTGAAGACATCCAGTATCCGAAAATTGAAATAATCCAGAAAGCTATAATATACCTTAATAACCACACTCAAGAGAAAACACATTTAA AAGCAGAAATTCTTGCCTTACAAGTGAAGCtagataaagaaaaagaaaaagaaaatatactaAAGAATGTCAAAGATGCAACAACGCAAGTTTCTTTGGGCCTGAATAAAAAATGCAAAG ATAGCAAATATGTAAAACTAATAAAGTTGAAGAAAGGaaaaaagcaaaaagaaaaagttGAAGCCAAAAAGccaacacaaaataatactcCAAAGAAACTACCAGTACTTCTTCCAAGATCGAATTTAATCAACCAAAAAG GGTCAGAAAACACAATAGTGGTTCTGCCAGCTGCTCCATACATTTTCCCACAGAGACCACTATTGTTCCCGTCTGTACCGCCCGCCATAGTTTTAGTAGACCAAAATTTACAACCAATTAGCAAAACAGCAGTTCCTATTGTGAATAGAAATAATGGAGATATCACTAGAACTACGATGGTTAACATACTTCCCATATCAGCGTATTCCCGTCCGCTATCTGCtaccaaaagtaaaaagaataatgtaaaattaaaaaatgacgCTAGTAAGAAATCTACGAAAAAAGTCAAGGCTGTTGGTAATAATGTCAAAGAAAGTAATAAAGATAAAGAGATGAAAGATAAACCACCAGTAGTAGTAGTTTCAAACGAAAGTAAAACTATTGAAGACACCAGcattgaaaataacaaaattgataAAGAAGATACGAGTAAAGATAAGAACACCGAAAGCAATAAAGTATCTAATACGACCACTCCACCTAAAATAGATAATGGGCAAAAAGTTCCGAACGCAACTGCTGAAAAACCAAATAGTAATACTTCAGAGAAAGTTCCTAATAAAATTGTAGATCATAAAGTTGAAAAACCTGTAGAAAAACCTACATGTACGGAATCTGTCGTTAAAACTCTTCCAACCACTGTAGTCACAACATCAACCACTATAACAAGTATTCATGTTATCCAACCGACGGAGGAAACTAATAAGcccaataaaattataaatagcaaACCAACTATTGTAGAAACTAAAGATAGTAAATTGCCGAATATTTTACCATTAGATACATCACTATGCGATAATGTAGTTGACGGGGGTAACGCACGCCTTGAACTAGCGGAAGAATTTTTGGCTACCTCACCAACTGCCGCATTTCTTATGTCTTTTCCATTGGTTAGTGGTAATAGAGCAGATAGTCCCGCCGAAGAACATGGCCACAACACAACTCATGGCCATAACACTGCTCAAGTGATCCCAAAAGATACTCACAAGAGGACAGATTTGGTGCCTCCAACAATACCATATTTTGAAAAACCAAGCAATAACGATAATAAAGTAAAACCAACAGCAATCAAGCCTACCGAAACATGCAAttctacaaataaacaaattgaacaGCAAAAATCAGTAAACATAGTAACTAAAGAATCTAGTATTATACCTGCCGTTACCAAGAGTACAGTAACGTTGCCGAACGCTCCGAGTGAAAACCCATTTTTAAACTTATCAGTGCCTTCTATTATAACAACAAGTTGTACATTGGCAGACAGCACGTTTGGTTTGGATTTCGATTGCAATATTAGTAAACCTGTGTCGAGTCAGTCCACTGGCTACGTCAGCAGTAACAACTTCTTTTACAAGGGTGATCCATTTGGCAAAAGTGCGATCTATAGTACCAGCAGCATCACCTCTACTCACGAATTTAATGGACTGGGTCTCTATCCTTGCGCAATGGAGAAATATACTTCCAAAAATAAGTCTGATTTTTCAAGTGTAGATGATAATCTCATGAAAATTGGATCGTCAAGATTGACGTACGATATCGACTTGGGTTGGTCACATAAAGGCTTGGATTTTGTCAACTGCACAACAACTGCTAACACTTTTAGCAAGGACTCTATACTGACGACTACTTCAGCACCTTATACAACATCTTATAATCCATTCAACCCGGATTTCCATGTCCCGTTAGTTTCAAATTCCAATAAGAAAGATAACTCAAACAAACCTACTTCTTCATTTGCTGATACCATTACTAGTTTTTACTCACAGCCTGCTAATTTATGGAGTGAAGACGTtccattttatacaaataataacatgacaaaaactttaacaaccaAAAACCAACATTATACAACATTTGATCCCGTACATAGTAACAACGTTAATGTAAAAGCGAATGCTAACAAACATTACGAGCCTAAAGTGGCTGAAGCAAATGTAGAAAGTGGCATAAAACCGGTCAATAATGTTGTGCCTCAACATATACCTGAAAAATACACCAAAAAGTCTCCGAGCAAAATGCACATTAACTGGATGACATCTGAAACTAGAACAGTTCAAAACAATTGCAATCCGATACATCCGCAGATAAAAGACACTCATAAAGGACCATACAATCAAACAGAGCATTTGAGTAAAAAACAAGATCACAATGAAAGTAATTACTTTCCCATATCGATGCATAACTTTCCTACGCAAGCACCTCAAGACGAGTTTCAAGTGTGGCCTTCTACTAGACCTCTAGGAACCACGGAAATAAGTATAGATCCACCCCCAATTAATTTACCAACGTTGGTTGGTGATCTAGCCCTTGGGCCCCACGATAAGAATAGAAAACTAGATGTGACGAATCGTAATGCACCACACGCGGATGTACAAAATTGCGGGAATTTCCTCTCGGTCACGCAGCTGATGAATCGGTCAACTGACAATATGCCTTCTCGATATCAAGTTCCAAACATGGAAACATCCAAGACAGGCCCTACgaaacaaaacataaatcatTTTAGTAACGAAAGTAACCGAAAAACTATGTCACATTTAGAAAATCACATGACACAGCCTTGTTACGTTTTTAACGATCCTAAACTAGTTAATTCTTATGAAAGTATGCCACAAACACATTTCCCTCcaactaaaacaaaatcaaacagTAAAACGGAAAAATCTGCTAAAAGTCAAAAGAATAACTATTCTACTGAAGCTTTACTAAGGGGTGCCAACGGAACCCAGAAAATTCAAGATACTAATAGTGCTAAGTTTATGATGCCGCCTCAGAAGTATACAGATTTCAGTACTCCACAAGACAGTGCTGTGGCTCAAGTGTCACATTTTCCGCCGATCATAGATTATTCTGACAACAGCTACGCTACCCAACAGTTTTCGGGAACAACTTTATACAATACCACTACTAATACCATGTCCAATTCTTTCTACACCAATTTTATGCCCGGCAGTAGTAATTTAATGTCAAGCAATTATGCAAGTGCACCCTTTACTGGTGACTTCATTGATTACAATCAAACTGCTGAATGCAATTACGGAAATCACAAATATGAGGAGTTGAAAATGAGAAATAACGCAACAGTGTTTCAAGCTGAGAAAGCGCCGCCTACATACAAAACATCGAGGAGAGAGTCGGCTACGAAACACAAACTGGAATGTTCGAAGAAGGAATCGAGTAAAAAGTATCAAAGTAAAAAGGCTAAGATTAATAACGAAGTTGAGGAATGGAACGATCCCCACTTGTTTTGGCAGAATAAGGCATTAAATAAGAAACACCCGAACTTGATGTCGGAGGAACTGCCTTTTCCGAACTACGTGGGCAATCAGATGCCGTCACAGTATCAGGCGGATTTCTTCAACAGTCACCTGATGCCCGCCAACGTGCAAGGCATGGGACACAATGTGGACAGGTCGCTGGCCAGTTTCCCTGTCACCTCCCGTGCCAACTTCAACTTGAGTACCATATTTCCAGAAATTACTATG aaAGTGCAATGA
- the LOC124630966 gene encoding syntenin-1-like produces MSLYPSLEDMKVDAMARAQVTQHQAQPPSYPHSLPPSAPSYGYPHGGPAPSAPSTHMYPALSDYMGLELSSDVIAMNMPEYQLQPVQPGAVTAVSNMIAPLSSQSTTLAKATVTGAIRPVVLCKDKDGKCGVRLHSVNNGVFVCYVAANSPAALAGLRFGDQILEINNVALAGMTMDQCHALLKKSPANGISMAVRDRPFERTITLHKDSLGHVGFQFKDGKIVGLVKDSSAARNGLLTDHQILEINTVNVVGMKDKEISRVIEASPSVVNITIIPYYIYQHMISKMSSSLFKELDRTPAV; encoded by the exons ATGTCTCTGTACCCATCCTTAGAAGACATGAAGGTGGATGCTATGGCGAGGGCCCAGGTCACTCAACACCAGGCGCAGCCACCCTCATACCCTCACAGCCTTCCACCTAGCGCTCCCTCGTACGGCTATCCTCATGGCGGTCCTGCGCCCAGCGCCCCTTCAACCCATATGTACCCTGCACTAAGTGATTATATGGGACTTGAATTGTCTAGTGATGTGATTGCCATGAATATGCCGGAATATCAACTGCAACCA gTTCAGCCAGGCGCGGTTACCGCTGTGAGTAATATGATAGCACCTTTGTCGTCTCAATCAACAACTCTGGCAAAGGCTACAGTTACCGGGGCTATAAGACCAGTTGTTCTGTGTAAAGACAAAGATGGCAAGTGTGGTGTGAGACTGCACTCAGTCAACAATGGAGTATTTGTGTGCTATGTGGCCGCCAACAGTCCCGCAGCTCTTGCTGGTCTCCGATTTGGAGATCAGATCTTGGAAATCAACAATGTAGCATTGGCTGGAATGACAATGGACCAATGTCATGCATTACTGAAGAAGTCTCCTGCCAATGGAATTTCAATGGCTGTTCgtgatag aCCCTTTGAGAGGACAATTACTCTCCACAAGGATTCTCTGGGCCACGTTGGTTTCCAGTTCAAAGATGGCAAGATTGTTGGCCTGGTGAAGGACTCTTCCGCAGCTCGCAATGGCTTGTTGACTGATCAtcagatactagaaataaacactgTGAATGTTGTGGGCATGAAAGATAAAGAAATATCTAGGGTTATTGAAGCCAGCCCATCTGTTGTAAACATCACAATAATTCCCTACTACATATATCAGCACATGATAAGCAA AATGTCCTCATCATTATTCAAGGAATTGGATCGTACACCTGCTGTttaa